Genomic window (Nitratidesulfovibrio vulgaris str. Hildenborough):
GGCGAGGATGCTTCGCACCGCCTCCACGCCATTGGTTTCGAACACATATCCAGCTGCGGGCATGGGGTCGTACATCCGGAAGCGGAGCATCTCCCCGCCCGGTTCATGGCGGCAAAGCTGGTCGATGAGGTTGATCACCGCATAGTCATGCCGTGCCAGCGCATCGTCTCCGGTGGCCCCTGCGGCAAGGGCCGCACGGGCGTCTTCGAAGGCTCTGCGGTAGTTCTCCGTCAGCCAGAGAAGATCGGCGACGACGAGGCGAAGCACCCCGCCGTGACGGATAACCCTGTGGCATTCCGAGAGAAAGCGCGATGCCTCGGCGCGGTCGAAATGTTCCAGCACGTGTGAGGCGTAGATGGCGTCGGCATGTGCATCGTCGAACGGCAAGGGCTGTCTCAGGTCATGGGGCAGCACACCGGGGGCGGTCGTCGCGAGGTCGACGTTGACCCATCCCTCGCAGACGCGTTCGCCGCATCCGAGATTGAGGTACGTTCCATCCGGACGGGGGCGGATGGAAGGCATCGCGTTGCCACGGCGTTCGGCGGCGCGTCGTTCGCAAAAGGTGTGCAGCCCTTCCTGCCACTGGCGGATGGCGTCGCGGGGGAGGGTGATGGTCGAAGGGCCGTCGTGTCGTCCCGCGTGCCAGCGCCTGATGCCGTCCATGTCGTCCCGCGCGACCACGGCAAGCCCTGTCTCTCGGGCAATCTCCTTCGCGCGGTTGTCGACATGGAGGATGAGTGAGCTGTGCCCCTGCTCAAGACTCCAGATGCCGGCATGAAGCCGCGTGCCCACATAGTCCCATGTGTCGCGGGCGGCGAGCACATCGAGGCTCGATGGCTGATGCCCCAGTATCTCGATGTGTTCGCGGTGCTCCTCGAAGGCGGGCAGCGACGTGATGTACTCCATGTCGTGGCTGCCCTGCGGAAAGAAGACGAGGCCTTCGGGGTAGAGGGCGGCGAGGGTGCGTATCAGGGCGTCATCCGCCGGGCTTCTGGAATAGTCCGTGAGCGTGAAGAGGCAGGCTTTCGCCGCACCTGTCCGGGCCGTCTCACGTCCGTGCAACTGCCACAGCGTGGGACAGGTGGTGTTGTACAGCCCCCCGACCCGGCACTGATGAAGTTGCGAGAGGCTGTAGCCGTCGCGAAGCGAATGCGGCCCCGCAGGCGCAAGCACCTTGCGATAGAACCACGCGGTCTGGGCATCGGGTTCATCCTGATACTGCCACCAGC
Coding sequences:
- a CDS encoding methyltransferase domain-containing protein; the protein is MTRINIFDPALQDNEGRPSTNLGDLIIRKSVDRIVDDLFPDATIERISTHTPPARELLERAVDADLNLVAGTNLLSSHIGHYNQWKLFDDPLRHADPPAFNAVLCGVGWWQYQDEPDAQTAWFYRKVLAPAGPHSLRDGYSLSQLHQCRVGGLYNTTCPTLWQLHGRETARTGAAKACLFTLTDYSRSPADDALIRTLAALYPEGLVFFPQGSHDMEYITSLPAFEEHREHIEILGHQPSSLDVLAARDTWDYVGTRLHAGIWSLEQGHSSLILHVDNRAKEIARETGLAVVARDDMDGIRRWHAGRHDGPSTITLPRDAIRQWQEGLHTFCERRAAERRGNAMPSIRPRPDGTYLNLGCGERVCEGWVNVDLATTAPGVLPHDLRQPLPFDDAHADAIYASHVLEHFDRAEASRFLSECHRVIRHGGVLRLVVADLLWLTENYRRAFEDARAALAAGATGDDALARHDYAVINLIDQLCRHEPGGEMLRFRMYDPMPAAGYVFETNGVEAVRSILALQQHGRGAPDVQPPQSDTTTPDDAPHPTFWQRLRYAFAPERHPLTPPPPRETDHERLGRFRLSGEPRLWMYDEVSLELLLRQVGFTRIRRMTAAESAIPGFSSYALDTCNDGSPYKPESLFVEATK